In one window of Leptospira sp. WS92.C1 DNA:
- a CDS encoding flavin reductase family protein, translated as MKITDDVFKNALSHFPSGVTVITYSHLGKHSGLTVSSFSSLSLHPPLILFCLQKNITSHDPIRSAGKFVVNILARGQDSISNQFASGKTDKHALIQELKCKTGELDIPILPGILSHIECEVEQFVDGGDHSIVIGKVISAGAEDSLRPLLYYRRDYYSI; from the coding sequence ATGAAAATCACAGACGATGTTTTTAAAAATGCGCTTTCGCATTTTCCGTCCGGTGTTACCGTGATCACCTATTCTCATCTTGGGAAACACAGCGGACTCACGGTTAGTAGCTTTAGTTCTCTTTCTCTCCATCCTCCTTTGATTTTATTTTGTCTTCAGAAGAATATTACGAGTCATGATCCGATTCGAAGCGCGGGTAAGTTCGTCGTGAATATTTTGGCTCGGGGTCAGGATTCTATATCCAATCAATTCGCTTCCGGAAAAACGGATAAACATGCGTTGATCCAAGAGCTTAAGTGTAAAACAGGAGAATTGGATATCCCGATTCTTCCAGGGATACTTTCACATATAGAATGCGAGGTGGAACAGTTTGTGGATGGCGGGGATCATTCGATTGTGATCGGAAAAGTGATCTCCGCGGGAGCCGAAGACAGTTTGCGTCCTTTGCTTTACTATCGGAGAGACTATTATTCGATTTGA
- a CDS encoding adenylate/guanylate cyclase domain-containing protein, whose translation MKKKIPSTFAIVILLFCILLVHCSGSSSSKMAPRAEKGVLDLREWDFNTDGIVKLDGEWSFVWKQLSLSKQDPNAQEARSHFVPVPDNWNSYSEIKDIDVKSAYGYGTFTLKVLLNETKNPLSIRFQDVGTAGAIWVDGVKLIRSGVVGADENTSRPQYLPRYADFQPAGNEILIQVEVSNFHHFKGGIWETIRMGNKKSIQDYREDRWTTEMFLFGSIAIMALYHFGLFSLRRKDNSSLYFGLFCFVIVIRLLMTGERFILQKFPDIPWEIGSKIEYLSFYLAWPIFQKYMDSIFPGDMASIVWKISVFVGGVFSLIIIFFPTKIFALTLIPYQMILLIYTLIFFFWLGRFIYRRRDGAIIASLGVLALIASAINDILQSQTMVSTGYYLPLGLFTFIFAQSYMLSLKFSAAFVSIENLSDDLTATNRSYSRFVPLEFLKFLGKKNITEIGLGDQTQKEMTILFSDIRSFTQLSEKMTPKDNFDFLNSYMGRMGPVIRKHGGFVDKYLGDGIMALFPDSPDDALEAALEMKQELDRLNESRLERKYEPIRIGIGIHTGVLMLGTIGEVERMDGTVISDAVNLASRIEGLTKEYGVDLLLSDESFRKIRNRKKYSFKELGKVSVKGKENTVGVYEVE comes from the coding sequence ATGAAAAAGAAAATCCCCTCCACTTTTGCAATCGTAATTTTGTTGTTTTGCATTCTGCTCGTTCATTGTTCGGGTTCGAGCTCTTCTAAGATGGCCCCTCGTGCAGAAAAAGGAGTTTTGGATCTCAGGGAATGGGATTTTAACACGGATGGAATCGTAAAGTTGGACGGAGAATGGTCTTTTGTTTGGAAGCAGTTGAGTCTTTCCAAACAGGATCCGAATGCTCAAGAGGCTCGATCTCATTTTGTTCCCGTTCCCGACAATTGGAACTCTTATTCCGAAATCAAAGATATCGATGTAAAGTCCGCATACGGTTACGGCACTTTTACTCTGAAAGTTTTGTTAAACGAAACCAAAAATCCCTTGTCGATCCGATTTCAGGATGTAGGAACCGCGGGTGCGATTTGGGTGGACGGAGTAAAATTAATTCGAAGCGGTGTTGTCGGAGCGGATGAGAATACTTCGAGGCCTCAGTATCTGCCGCGTTATGCTGACTTTCAACCCGCCGGAAATGAAATTCTAATCCAAGTCGAAGTGTCTAATTTTCATCATTTTAAGGGCGGGATCTGGGAAACGATTCGGATGGGAAATAAAAAGAGCATTCAGGATTATAGGGAGGACCGTTGGACAACGGAGATGTTTTTGTTCGGAAGTATCGCGATCATGGCTCTTTATCATTTCGGTTTATTTTCTTTAAGAAGAAAGGATAACTCAAGTTTATACTTCGGGCTTTTTTGTTTTGTGATCGTAATTCGTTTGTTGATGACTGGGGAAAGATTTATACTTCAAAAGTTTCCCGATATTCCCTGGGAGATCGGGAGCAAGATCGAATATCTTTCTTTTTATCTCGCATGGCCGATCTTTCAAAAATATATGGATAGTATTTTTCCGGGAGATATGGCTTCGATAGTCTGGAAAATCAGCGTTTTCGTCGGCGGAGTTTTTTCTCTAATCATAATATTCTTTCCTACCAAGATATTTGCGCTGACTCTGATTCCGTATCAAATGATTCTTTTGATTTATACATTGATCTTTTTCTTCTGGCTTGGGAGATTTATATATCGAAGAAGAGACGGAGCGATCATCGCAAGTTTGGGGGTGCTTGCGCTGATCGCCTCCGCGATCAATGATATTCTTCAGAGTCAAACGATGGTCAGTACTGGATACTATCTTCCTCTTGGTTTATTTACGTTTATATTCGCGCAATCATATATGCTTTCTTTGAAATTTTCGGCGGCCTTTGTGTCGATCGAAAATCTTTCGGACGACTTGACTGCCACAAATCGTTCTTACAGTCGTTTTGTTCCCTTGGAATTTCTGAAATTTTTAGGAAAAAAGAATATTACTGAAATTGGATTGGGGGATCAGACTCAAAAGGAAATGACAATCCTTTTTTCGGACATTCGATCCTTTACTCAATTGTCCGAAAAGATGACTCCTAAGGATAACTTTGATTTTTTAAATTCTTATATGGGGAGAATGGGACCGGTCATCCGTAAACACGGAGGGTTTGTGGATAAGTATCTTGGAGACGGAATCATGGCTCTTTTCCCGGATTCTCCCGATGATGCTCTTGAAGCGGCTCTTGAAATGAAACAGGAATTGGATCGACTCAACGAAAGTCGTTTGGAAAGAAAATACGAACCGATTCGGATCGGCATCGGAATTCATACCGGAGTTTTGATGTTGGGAACGATCGGAGAGGTGGAGAGAATGGACGGAACAGTGATCTCAGACGCGGTTAATCTCGCCTCCAGAATCGAAGGGCTTACAAAAGAATACGGAGTGGATCTTCTTCTTTCCGACGAAAGTTTTCGAAAGATACGAAACCGAAAAAAATATTCCTTTAAGGAATTGGGAAAAGTTTCCGTAAAAGGAAAAGAAAACACGGTTGGTGTCTACGAGGTGGAATAA
- a CDS encoding alpha-glucosidase, whose protein sequence is MSPKKNKKKSTDVLDKWWQKTTIYQIYPRSFADSNDDGIGDIPGIISKLDYLKNLGFETIWISPLYKSPQKDHGYDVSDYYSISPEYGTLKDAEKLIKEIHKRGMKIVFDMVMNHTSDEHEWFKESRSSKDNPKRDWYIWRDGKGKGKPPNNWSSFVTPNAWQYDEKTDQWYCASFLNFQPDLNYYNPEVKKAMFDVLRFWLKKGVDGFRLDIFHAIYKDKHFRDNPFRFKYIVSENDHDGYFQRRLYTVNHPNNFAFAKELRSVLDEFDGDRFAVGEVAGDDQIIKRYLGDKKDGLNLIFLFETLLLKFKTSFFKGIIKKMEEVYPYPLIPTYVFGNHDQRRYMRKINNNLEKGKLVALFQFTARGVPVTYYGEEIGMTNETIKLTEAQDPLARIYRWLGDTLSEFLGLADIIIRDRARSPMQWDDSPNAGFSGKNAKPWIRVHGNYKVRNVNTESEDRDSLLSAYKGVIQLRNKSKALQEGSLTLIEEGFPKDILVYLREFGKERKLIVFNFGKKERVFTNPTDCQKYFFSTVSFSHNEFDHFKLPPCSGLILGN, encoded by the coding sequence ATGAGCCCCAAAAAAAACAAAAAGAAATCAACCGATGTATTGGATAAGTGGTGGCAAAAGACTACGATCTATCAGATTTATCCCCGATCTTTTGCGGATAGCAATGACGATGGAATCGGAGACATTCCCGGCATTATTTCCAAATTGGATTACTTAAAAAATTTGGGCTTTGAGACCATTTGGATTTCACCTTTATACAAAAGTCCTCAAAAAGATCACGGTTATGACGTTAGCGATTATTATTCGATTTCGCCGGAATACGGAACGTTAAAAGATGCAGAAAAATTAATTAAAGAAATTCATAAAAGGGGAATGAAGATCGTCTTTGATATGGTGATGAATCATACTTCGGACGAACACGAATGGTTCAAGGAATCCCGTTCAAGTAAGGACAATCCGAAAAGAGATTGGTATATCTGGAGGGACGGAAAAGGAAAAGGCAAACCTCCGAATAACTGGAGTTCGTTTGTGACTCCCAATGCTTGGCAGTATGATGAGAAGACGGATCAATGGTATTGTGCAAGTTTTTTGAACTTTCAGCCAGACTTGAATTACTATAACCCCGAAGTCAAAAAAGCGATGTTCGACGTTTTGCGTTTTTGGCTTAAAAAAGGGGTCGACGGATTTCGTTTGGACATCTTTCACGCGATCTACAAAGACAAACATTTTCGGGACAATCCGTTTCGGTTTAAATACATAGTCAGTGAAAACGATCACGACGGATACTTTCAAAGAAGATTGTATACCGTAAATCATCCGAACAACTTCGCGTTTGCAAAAGAACTAAGATCCGTTCTGGACGAATTTGACGGAGATCGTTTTGCGGTGGGCGAGGTTGCGGGAGACGACCAGATCATCAAACGTTATTTAGGCGATAAAAAAGACGGTCTAAATCTTATCTTTCTTTTTGAAACTCTTTTGCTCAAATTCAAAACGAGTTTTTTCAAAGGAATCATCAAAAAAATGGAAGAGGTCTACCCTTATCCTCTCATTCCAACTTATGTTTTTGGAAATCACGACCAAAGACGATATATGAGAAAGATCAACAATAACCTCGAAAAGGGAAAGTTAGTCGCTTTGTTTCAATTCACCGCGAGAGGGGTACCGGTTACTTACTACGGGGAAGAGATCGGGATGACCAATGAAACGATCAAACTTACCGAAGCCCAAGATCCGCTCGCAAGAATTTATCGTTGGTTGGGGGATACTCTTTCCGAATTTTTAGGCTTGGCAGATATCATCATTCGAGACAGGGCCAGATCTCCGATGCAATGGGATGATTCTCCCAATGCGGGATTTTCCGGTAAAAATGCGAAACCTTGGATCCGAGTTCACGGAAATTATAAGGTCAGAAACGTAAATACCGAATCCGAAGACAGGGATTCTCTTTTGAGCGCTTATAAAGGAGTCATTCAGCTCAGAAACAAAAGTAAAGCTTTGCAGGAAGGTTCTTTGACTTTGATCGAAGAGGGATTTCCAAAAGACATACTTGTCTATCTGCGCGAGTTTGGCAAAGAGCGCAAATTAATCGTATTTAACTTTGGAAAAAAGGAAAGAGTTTTTACGAATCCCACCGATTGTCAGAAATATTTTTTTTCCACAGTTTCCTTTTCTCATAATGAGTTTGATCACTTTAAGCTACCGCCTTGTTCCGGTTTGATTTTGGGAAATTGA
- a CDS encoding RNA polymerase sigma factor, with the protein MEESIANQSRDDQDLLDRALKGDLRALETLIQGVQKKIFNMSLKFLWNPEDAEDATQEILIKTITNLGTFRKESAFSTWVYRITVNHLLNVKKSKTEQRRLTFRLVHSELIKTQSISEDSEDREYLISQVKAACTHAMLICLKRQHRIAFILGEIFQTGSEDGAEIMGILPANFRKKLSRARKRMGEFLGTNCGLVNSKNSCRCENRIGYPMQTKGLKPYLDLSERMKKNGEWKKIETYSEETDLLQKVLLIYQSTIDYDSKKNILEEIKFIFSKRNLRFLE; encoded by the coding sequence ATGGAAGAATCAATTGCAAATCAATCCCGGGACGATCAGGACCTCTTGGATCGTGCTTTAAAAGGTGATCTTCGAGCTTTGGAAACTTTGATCCAAGGAGTTCAAAAAAAGATTTTTAATATGTCCTTAAAATTTCTCTGGAACCCGGAAGACGCCGAGGACGCCACACAGGAAATTTTAATTAAGACAATCACAAATCTGGGAACTTTCCGAAAGGAAAGCGCATTTTCAACCTGGGTTTATAGGATCACCGTCAATCACCTTCTCAACGTAAAGAAAAGTAAGACAGAGCAAAGACGTCTAACGTTTCGGCTGGTTCATTCGGAATTGATAAAAACGCAAAGTATTTCCGAGGATTCGGAAGACAGGGAGTATTTAATTTCACAGGTCAAAGCCGCCTGCACACATGCGATGCTTATTTGTCTCAAAAGACAACATAGAATTGCTTTTATTCTCGGAGAAATTTTTCAAACCGGTAGCGAAGATGGGGCGGAAATCATGGGTATTCTTCCCGCAAATTTTAGAAAGAAATTATCCAGAGCGCGAAAAAGAATGGGGGAATTTCTGGGCACAAATTGCGGATTAGTAAACTCGAAAAATTCCTGCCGTTGTGAAAATCGGATCGGATATCCGATGCAAACCAAAGGATTAAAACCGTATCTGGATCTTTCGGAACGTATGAAAAAAAACGGGGAATGGAAAAAGATCGAAACCTATTCCGAAGAAACGGATCTTTTACAAAAAGTTTTGCTTATCTATCAATCCACGATCGATTACGATTCTAAAAAAAATATTCTGGAAGAAATCAAATTTATATTCTCAAAACGGAATCTCAGGTTTTTAGAGTGA
- a CDS encoding helix-turn-helix transcriptional regulator produces MRADRLLSILLQLQAKGRISSKDLAKKLEVSERTIHRDMEALSASGVPVYAERGSKGGWELSQGYRTNLTGMKKEEIFSMILTSSTRIADDLGKKKDLDSAFMKFMASLPPAYQKEAEMVRQRIHIDGAGWGNSKEEFPFLPMLQEAVWQDRKVILRYRSDEESKRRILLPLGLVAKGKIWYLIAKYGKEFRTFRISRILEAKLGETFERPKKFDLEKYWDETKQNFFSKLPSYPVQLRIRKDQFERFKSISYNRILEYPTITDSHLEIKADLETFEWALYQMLGFGNSVFVLEPQELKQAVIESARKILDSYSTS; encoded by the coding sequence ATGCGAGCCGATCGATTACTCTCCATTCTTCTACAACTGCAGGCAAAGGGTAGAATCTCCTCCAAAGACCTTGCCAAAAAACTCGAAGTATCCGAAAGAACGATTCATCGCGACATGGAAGCCCTGAGTGCGTCGGGTGTTCCAGTCTATGCGGAACGAGGATCCAAGGGAGGGTGGGAATTATCGCAGGGTTATAGAACAAATCTCACAGGGATGAAAAAAGAGGAAATTTTTTCGATGATTCTCACGAGCTCGACGAGAATCGCGGACGATCTTGGTAAGAAAAAAGATTTAGATTCTGCTTTTATGAAGTTTATGGCTTCTCTTCCTCCCGCGTATCAAAAAGAGGCAGAGATGGTGAGACAAAGAATCCATATCGACGGCGCAGGTTGGGGAAACTCAAAGGAAGAATTTCCATTCCTACCGATGTTACAGGAGGCGGTTTGGCAGGATCGTAAAGTTATCCTTAGATACAGATCGGATGAGGAATCCAAAAGAAGAATTCTACTCCCCCTAGGGCTCGTAGCAAAAGGAAAAATTTGGTATCTGATTGCAAAATACGGAAAAGAATTTAGAACCTTTCGTATTTCCAGAATCTTGGAAGCAAAACTGGGAGAAACTTTTGAAAGACCTAAAAAATTCGACTTGGAGAAATATTGGGACGAAACCAAGCAGAATTTCTTTTCCAAACTTCCATCCTATCCGGTACAACTTCGGATTCGCAAGGATCAGTTCGAAAGATTCAAATCGATTTCATACAATCGAATATTAGAATACCCTACTATAACTGATTCTCATCTTGAAATCAAAGCAGATCTGGAAACATTTGAATGGGCGCTGTATCAAATGCTCGGATTCGGAAACTCGGTTTTTGTCTTGGAACCGCAGGAATTAAAACAGGCGGTCATCGAGTCCGCCCGAAAAATTTTGGATTCTTATTCCACCTCGTAG
- a CDS encoding alpha/beta fold hydrolase, whose protein sequence is MKTKSKIELESNEMQVSIGTLSMISRLLFPIPLMTALAMDCIGIGSERIQGPAGEIYTESIGFGDEAVVMIHSLAGNTSHWRDSLEYLKNRKRVITLDLRGHGKSSVADNADFKITSLAADVEAVVRHFRLKKVILVGHSMGGLVALEYAGKHSDMVSGLLLVDSSGDSRKMPKEQVRAILDQANRDVHAESMVSYFETMLVSSNKEVREKIIGDLNRLPRNVRLEIFADLFRYDPHPALAGYRGPVYAIVTPYNNGPESLHNLRKGISFAVVKNTGHWLFLDRPEEFRKHLDRFLDQIRDKN, encoded by the coding sequence ATGAAAACAAAATCTAAAATCGAACTCGAATCAAACGAGATGCAGGTTTCGATCGGCACCCTGAGTATGATTTCAAGGCTTTTATTTCCGATCCCTTTGATGACTGCGCTTGCTATGGATTGTATAGGAATTGGTTCCGAGCGAATTCAGGGGCCGGCAGGAGAAATTTATACGGAATCGATCGGTTTCGGTGACGAGGCGGTTGTGATGATTCATTCTCTCGCGGGCAATACTTCTCATTGGAGAGATTCTTTAGAATATCTCAAAAATAGGAAAAGGGTTATCACATTGGATCTGCGAGGACATGGCAAATCTTCTGTGGCAGATAACGCTGATTTTAAGATTACATCCTTAGCCGCGGACGTGGAAGCCGTGGTTCGCCATTTCCGTCTGAAAAAAGTAATTTTGGTCGGTCACAGTATGGGCGGTCTTGTCGCTCTGGAATACGCAGGTAAACATTCGGATATGGTATCTGGATTGCTACTTGTGGATTCCTCCGGAGATTCTCGAAAAATGCCAAAAGAACAAGTGCGTGCGATTCTGGATCAGGCGAATCGGGATGTTCATGCAGAATCGATGGTATCTTACTTTGAGACCATGCTCGTATCTTCTAACAAAGAGGTTCGAGAGAAAATCATCGGAGATCTCAATCGTTTACCGAGAAATGTTAGACTCGAAATCTTTGCGGATTTATTTCGATACGACCCACATCCAGCGCTTGCCGGCTATCGGGGGCCCGTTTATGCGATCGTAACTCCTTATAATAACGGACCTGAAAGTCTGCACAATTTGAGAAAAGGAATTTCGTTCGCGGTCGTCAAGAATACCGGTCATTGGTTGTTTTTGGATCGGCCTGAAGAATTTCGAAAACATTTGGATCGATTTTTAGATCAAATCAGAGATAAAAATTGA
- a CDS encoding DUF1304 domain-containing protein, which translates to MKLTKTILVIFVAIEHILFLVLEMFLWETPFVLKVFNMTPEVASISAKLAMNQGLYNGFLSAGLFWGSFFIKDKKQSERTVLFFLSCIIVAGIFGAATAKFSILFTQGLPATLALLFTLLTKEK; encoded by the coding sequence ATGAAACTTACAAAAACGATTTTAGTAATCTTCGTAGCGATCGAACACATCCTCTTTCTCGTTCTGGAGATGTTTCTCTGGGAAACCCCGTTTGTGTTAAAGGTATTTAACATGACCCCCGAAGTGGCGAGTATTTCCGCTAAACTCGCAATGAACCAAGGTCTGTATAACGGCTTTCTTTCTGCGGGTCTTTTCTGGGGGAGTTTTTTTATCAAAGACAAAAAACAAAGTGAGAGAACCGTTTTGTTCTTTCTAAGTTGTATTATCGTTGCTGGGATTTTCGGCGCGGCTACGGCAAAATTTTCGATTCTATTTACACAAGGGCTTCCCGCTACACTGGCTCTTTTGTTTACTCTTTTAACAAAAGAAAAATAA
- a CDS encoding MarR family winged helix-turn-helix transcriptional regulator, whose protein sequence is MNQEFSIHLLSRTRDRIQKFLSKEFEKEGIKDLAPAHGGVLYALGISAKMTMGEIATVLDRTNSTVTVLLDKMEELKYIKRIQSSEDERVFTAILTAKGKTAREAVIRASNTTNQKLFKGLDGNERETFVRLLERIHFNFEK, encoded by the coding sequence ATGAATCAAGAATTTTCAATCCATCTACTTTCGAGAACAAGAGACAGAATTCAGAAATTTTTGAGCAAGGAATTTGAAAAGGAAGGAATCAAGGATCTGGCGCCCGCCCATGGAGGCGTTTTATACGCCCTTGGAATTTCGGCGAAAATGACGATGGGCGAAATCGCAACGGTTTTGGATCGGACCAATTCCACGGTCACTGTGTTATTGGATAAAATGGAGGAATTGAAATATATAAAAAGAATTCAATCGAGCGAGGACGAAAGGGTTTTTACCGCAATCTTAACCGCAAAGGGAAAGACCGCGAGAGAAGCCGTCATCCGTGCATCGAATACTACGAATCAAAAATTGTTCAAAGGGTTGGATGGAAATGAACGAGAAACTTTTGTTCGTCTTCTGGAAAGGATTCATTTTAATTTTGAAAAATGA
- a CDS encoding DUF3089 domain-containing protein, translating into MRKLIFFILVSFGVLPFFVSCFWWIRPIGNFKEYEAPKEPNYSFPSSWTALPQTIDQADAVPTASNLKNEQKNALIDVFFIHPTTFFGREWNAYLDDMKVNSRTDNGTIRQQASVFNCCGKIYAPRYRQATLYSFLDKENGRLALDLAYQDILNSFEFYLNNWNQGRPFVIASHSQGTFHAIRLLKEKIDNSPLLEKLVAAYLIGGAVPITIYQTIPACRTADQTGCVISWRTFGENAEIPKLPHDPSPPILCVNPISWKTDEILAEAKDHPGGVNEKFKTIEPRLCNARCLNGVLRISEPQASGFSKMGENYHVLDYGIFYQSIRNNITVRIQHYLQRKKN; encoded by the coding sequence ATGCGTAAGCTGATTTTTTTTATTTTGGTTTCGTTTGGGGTCCTACCATTCTTTGTGTCCTGTTTTTGGTGGATCCGGCCGATCGGAAATTTCAAAGAATACGAAGCGCCTAAAGAACCAAATTATTCCTTTCCTTCCTCGTGGACGGCCCTACCCCAAACCATAGACCAAGCGGATGCGGTCCCAACGGCTTCCAATCTCAAAAACGAACAAAAAAACGCTCTTATAGATGTCTTTTTTATCCACCCTACTACTTTTTTCGGAAGAGAATGGAATGCCTATCTCGACGATATGAAAGTAAATTCGAGAACGGACAACGGGACAATCCGTCAACAAGCAAGCGTTTTCAATTGTTGCGGAAAAATCTACGCCCCTCGTTACAGACAGGCCACTCTTTATTCCTTTTTGGACAAAGAAAACGGCAGACTCGCTCTAGATTTAGCATATCAAGATATACTCAATTCATTTGAATTCTATCTCAACAACTGGAATCAAGGCAGACCATTTGTCATCGCTTCTCACAGCCAAGGCACATTTCACGCGATCAGGCTTCTCAAAGAAAAAATCGACAATTCTCCCCTCTTAGAAAAGTTAGTGGCTGCTTATTTAATCGGAGGAGCAGTGCCGATCACCATCTATCAAACGATTCCCGCATGTAGAACCGCTGATCAAACGGGTTGTGTAATCAGCTGGAGAACCTTTGGTGAAAACGCCGAAATCCCAAAACTTCCTCATGATCCCTCACCTCCGATTCTGTGTGTAAATCCGATCAGCTGGAAGACGGATGAGATTCTTGCGGAAGCAAAAGATCATCCGGGAGGGGTTAACGAGAAATTCAAAACGATCGAGCCCAGACTCTGCAACGCGCGCTGTCTCAATGGCGTTCTCAGAATTTCAGAACCGCAGGCTTCAGGATTTTCCAAAATGGGTGAAAATTATCACGTTCTCGACTACGGAATTTTTTATCAGAGTATTCGGAATAATATTACAGTAAGAATTCAACACTATCTTCAGCGGAAAAAGAATTAA
- a CDS encoding SDR family oxidoreductase has translation MKTKKLEGRIAVVAGGTRGAGRGIALALGEEGAIVYVTGRSVKGSASEMNRKETIDETVELIRSNGGKAVAIKTDHTKVEEVRELFFRVEKEQGKLDILVNDIWGGDPYIDWTAKFWEHSIENGLKVQRTCLDSHLITNYFGAPLMIRNRSGLILEITDGTDYRYRGNVYYTLIKSSIINLASCLSEELKPIGIAALALTPGFLRSEAMLDHFGVKEDNWRDAAKKDPHFIASETPAYIGRAVVALASDPNVFLKTGIATSTWKLSEEYDFTDLDGSKPHWGNYFKEKFGENV, from the coding sequence ATGAAAACAAAAAAATTAGAAGGTCGAATCGCCGTCGTAGCCGGAGGAACGAGAGGGGCGGGACGGGGAATCGCCTTGGCGTTGGGAGAGGAGGGGGCGATCGTTTATGTTACGGGTAGAAGTGTAAAAGGATCTGCCTCCGAGATGAATCGTAAGGAAACGATAGACGAAACCGTCGAACTGATTCGGTCCAATGGCGGGAAGGCGGTCGCGATAAAAACGGATCATACAAAAGTCGAAGAGGTTCGTGAATTATTTTTCAGGGTGGAAAAGGAACAGGGTAAACTCGACATACTGGTCAACGATATCTGGGGCGGGGATCCGTATATCGATTGGACCGCAAAGTTTTGGGAACATTCGATTGAAAACGGACTTAAGGTTCAAAGAACGTGTTTGGATTCTCATTTAATTACGAATTACTTCGGCGCTCCTCTTATGATTCGAAATCGTTCCGGCTTGATCTTGGAGATCACGGACGGAACGGATTACAGATATAGAGGAAACGTATATTATACTTTGATTAAATCGTCCATTATCAATCTTGCAAGCTGTCTCTCGGAAGAGTTAAAACCAATCGGGATCGCGGCGCTTGCTTTGACACCCGGTTTTTTAAGATCCGAGGCGATGTTGGATCATTTTGGAGTAAAAGAAGATAACTGGCGAGATGCGGCTAAAAAGGATCCCCATTTTATAGCTTCGGAGACCCCCGCTTATATCGGTCGAGCAGTCGTCGCACTCGCAAGTGATCCTAACGTGTTTTTAAAAACGGGGATTGCAACGAGCACATGGAAGTTGTCCGAGGAATACGATTTTACCGATCTGGACGGAAGTAAACCTCATTGGGGAAATTATTTTAAAGAAAAATTTGGAGAAAACGTATGA
- the yqeK gene encoding bis(5'-nucleosyl)-tetraphosphatase (symmetrical) YqeK, giving the protein MNSAELRARTQEFKKIVPTEITITRWEHSLKVAEIAKELAIIHSKEDADLAYLAGIVHDITKQKTPEFHLTLFRESGQAELEKLPSAAWHAYSAAIYLKTQYNLKQETILSAVRNHTLGAETPGPLDLILYASDFLGSEYAETNSLYPEWREQARKNLYQGVLCKAKNTMEDLIASGKKIHPKTILTYNLAVSKC; this is encoded by the coding sequence ATGAATTCCGCGGAATTGAGAGCAAGAACTCAAGAATTTAAAAAAATTGTCCCCACTGAAATTACGATCACTCGTTGGGAACATTCTTTGAAAGTGGCGGAAATCGCAAAAGAACTCGCGATCATTCATTCCAAAGAAGACGCGGATCTCGCTTATCTGGCCGGAATCGTTCATGATATCACAAAACAAAAAACGCCAGAGTTTCATCTAACGTTGTTCAGGGAATCCGGCCAGGCAGAATTGGAAAAACTACCCTCCGCGGCCTGGCATGCATATTCCGCGGCGATCTATCTTAAAACGCAGTATAACCTAAAACAAGAAACGATCCTGTCCGCTGTTAGAAATCATACATTGGGAGCGGAAACACCGGGTCCTTTGGATCTGATTCTGTATGCGTCCGATTTCTTGGGTTCCGAATACGCCGAGACAAATTCTTTGTATCCGGAATGGAGAGAACAAGCTCGAAAAAATCTGTATCAAGGTGTTCTTTGCAAAGCGAAAAATACCATGGAAGATTTGATCGCATCGGGAAAAAAAATTCATCCGAAGACCATTTTGACTTACAATCTCGCAGTCTCAAAATGTTAA